One part of the Rutidosis leptorrhynchoides isolate AG116_Rl617_1_P2 chromosome 1, CSIRO_AGI_Rlap_v1, whole genome shotgun sequence genome encodes these proteins:
- the LOC139868255 gene encoding mitochondrial import inner membrane translocase subunit PAM16 like 2-like isoform X1 → MAAKILANLIVMGSGILIRGMVQAYRQALQNASKTGVAKETLQNAVRKTMTEQEARQILGVNEQSSWEEIAKKYNTLFERNATSGSFYLQSKVHRAKECLETIHQKDQPGGPVG, encoded by the exons ATG GCTGCTAAAATTCTTGCAAATTTGATTGTAATGGGCTCTGGAATACTAATTAGGGGAATGGTTCAAGCATATCGCCAGGCCCTTCAGA ATGCCTCGAAAACTGGTGTAGCTAAAGAAACGTTACAGAATGCTGTGCGCAAAACAATGACTGAACAAGAGGCCAGACAAATTCTTGGTGTGAATGAGCAATCATCCTGGGAGGAAATCGCAAAG AAATATAATACTTTATTTGAGCGGAATGCGACAAGCGGGAGTTTTTATCTGCAGTCAAAAGTTCATAGAGCCAAGGAATGTCTGGAGACAATTCATCAGAAAGATCAACCAGGCGGTCCAgtgggttga
- the LOC139868255 gene encoding mitochondrial import inner membrane translocase subunit PAM16 like 2-like isoform X2, translating into MGSGILIRGMVQAYRQALQNASKTGVAKETLQNAVRKTMTEQEARQILGVNEQSSWEEIAKKYNTLFERNATSGSFYLQSKVHRAKECLETIHQKDQPGGPVG; encoded by the exons ATGGGCTCTGGAATACTAATTAGGGGAATGGTTCAAGCATATCGCCAGGCCCTTCAGA ATGCCTCGAAAACTGGTGTAGCTAAAGAAACGTTACAGAATGCTGTGCGCAAAACAATGACTGAACAAGAGGCCAGACAAATTCTTGGTGTGAATGAGCAATCATCCTGGGAGGAAATCGCAAAG AAATATAATACTTTATTTGAGCGGAATGCGACAAGCGGGAGTTTTTATCTGCAGTCAAAAGTTCATAGAGCCAAGGAATGTCTGGAGACAATTCATCAGAAAGATCAACCAGGCGGTCCAgtgggttga
- the LOC139868265 gene encoding plant UBX domain-containing protein 11 — protein MEQSISSLAFRGSIIEAITEAKRQKKLFVVYISGDNEDSVSMDKSTWPESNVAESLSKYCILLHLIEGSVDAAQFSALYPQKSSPSITAIGCNGVQLWQNEGFVSAEVLASTLEKEWLSLHVQETTATFLTAALASRQSEQISSQAPPTASREIGGSSSASSTNTNASTSVDKKDVVDDKEKSVSHVPIAEEIISKVDDDVSHVPVVDKLEANEAAQPVTTNEPAHQVTPTVSESGVDKKRKLDIGQDESKPEKSENSHATDNSDFVSKKSTDIYLNIRLPGGANLQEKFEPTCTLKMVKDYVDQKQESAIGSYDLAVPYPRRVFSDGDLSKTLTELSLFDRQALIVVPHLKGSGLNKVRSYVTNPSASTSSTSGSSNVESYFSLVKRYLSYVNPLAYLGAGDATAANPPETRRVLSEPGDRRSSFVTSNQSSNTPPSSNRSNKPSSSRFGSGSNIHTLKHDEDNDTKFSGKNAFWNGNSTEYGGDGDNK, from the exons ATGGAACAATCTATCTCTTCTCTTGCATTCAGAGGTTCTATTATCGAAGCAATTACTGAAGCCAAAAGGCAGAAAAAACTATTTGTAGTTTATATATCAG GAGACAATGAAGATTCAGTCTCTATGGATAAATCTACTTGGCCGGAGTCAAAT GTGGCAGAGTCATTATCGAAGTACTGCATTTTATTGCACCTAATAGAAGGAAGTGTAGATGCAGCTCAATTTTCTGCTTTGT ACCCACAGAAATCTTCTCCTTCTATAACAGCTATTGGATGTAATGGTGTCCAACTATGGCAAAATG AGGGCTTTGTCAGTGCTGAGGTTCTGGCTTCTACGCTTGAGAAAGAATGGTTGAGTCTTCATGTTCAG GAAACAACTGCCACATTCTTGACTGCAGCACTTGCCTCAAGACAATCTGAACAAATATCTTCGCAAGCTCCTCCGACTGCGTCACGTGAAATCGGTGGTTCATCTTCGGCGTCATCAACAAATACGAATGCTAGTACTTCAGTGGACAAGAAAGATGTCGTCGATGACAAAGAAAAATCTGTCAGTCACGTACCAATAGCCGAG GAAATAATCTCAAAAGTCGACGATGATGTGTCTCATGTGCCGGTTGTTGATAAATTAGAAGCAAACGAGGCTGCACAGCCAGTTACAACCAACGAACCGGCTCACCAAGTGACCCCTACTGTAAGTGAATCTGGAGTGGACAAAAAGCGGAAATTGGACATTGGTCAAGATGAATCAAAGCCCGAAAAGTCAGAAAATTCGCATGCTACGGATAATTCAGATTTTGTTTCTAAAAAATCTActgatatatatttaaatatacgatTACCTGGTGGAGCAAATCTACAAGAGAAATTTGAACCTACATGTACTTTAAAAATGGTCAAAGATTATGTGGATCAAAAACAAGAAAGCGCCATTGGTTCTTATGATCTAGCCGTTCCTTATCCTCGAAGAGTTTTTAGTGATGGAG ATTTAAGCAAAACATTGACGGAGTTAAGTCTGTTTGATAGACAAGCGTTAATAGTTGTTCCACATCTCAAAGGATCAGGTCTAAACAAAGTACGATCTTACGTAACCAACCCCTCAGCTTCCACAAGTTCAACATCTGGATCTTCAAATGTCGAAAGTTATTTTTCACTTGTGAAACGCTATCTATCGTATGTAAATCCATTGGCCTATcttggtgctggtgatgctactgCTGCAAATCCCCCCGAAACTCGAAGGGTTTTGTCAGAACCTG GAGACAGAAGATCCTCCTTTGTAACATCAAACCAAAGCAGCAATACACCACCTTCAAGTAATAGAAGCAACAAACCGAGTTCATCTCGATTTGGAAGTGGAAGTAATATCCATACCCTGAAACACGATGAAGATAATGATACCAAATTCAGTGGCAAAAATGCTTTCTGGAATGGCAATTCCACCGAATATGGTGGTGACGGTGACAACAAATGA